A window of the Narcine bancroftii isolate sNarBan1 chromosome 4, sNarBan1.hap1, whole genome shotgun sequence genome harbors these coding sequences:
- the LOC138761531 gene encoding zinc finger protein 271-like: protein MVITTQRNCGVREQDSRRLADMEGEVTSDMADKTLQGEEIFPLDLLETHQCAHPGQKPFLCFECGDGFTSSDVLLQHQCVPTTGSPFPCSDCGKGFQTSKELEEHGCVPSGENPFTCHVCVKGFTQSSSLLHHQNLQSGERAFKCCVCRKGFSKPSQLEAHQRVHTGEKLFNCSLCGKGFSRSSDLLKHQRIHTGERPFICSLCGKNFAHSSDMLQHQRIHTGERPFICPLCGKGFSNSSNLLQHERVHTGEKPFTCPLCGKRFSQSFNLQQHQRIHTGEKPFTCPLCGKGFTRSTSLRAHQLVHSGEKPFTCPLCGKGFPRSANLQTHQLVHTREKPFTCSLCGKGFSQSSNLLQHQRIHTGEKPFICSLCGKRFYLSSNLQVHQRLHTGEKPFTCSLCGKGFPRFTNLQRHQRVHTGEKPFTCPLCGKGFSQSSNLQAHQRVHTGEKPFICPLCGKGFSQFSNLQAHHSVHTGEKPFICSMCGKGFSRPYSLRAHQRGHTGEKPYTCSLCGKGFPLFSSLRTHQRVHTGEKPFTCSLCGKGFLWQSGLQAHQQVHSGEKTFSCSQCGIKFTRSSSLRRHQRVHTGERPLSPNKCGKEFTDSPSLQGHC, encoded by the coding sequence ATGGTAATCACCACTCAGAGAAACTGTGGAGTGCGTGAACAGGACTCCAGACGATTGGCCGACATGGAGGGTGAGGTGACCAGTGATATGGCAGATAAGACACTCCAGGGTGAGGAGATATTTCCTTTGGATTTGCTGGAAACACATCAATGCGCTCACCCTGGGCAGAAACCTTTCCTCTGTTTCGAGTGTGGGGAtggattcaccagctctgatgtCCTGCTGCAACACCAGTGTGTCCCCACTACAGGGAGcccattcccctgctctgattgtGGGAAGGGCTTTCAAACCTCCAAGGAGCTGGAGGAGCACGGATGTGTTCCCTCTGGTGAGAATCCGTTCACCTGCCATGTGTGTGTGAAGGGGTTCACCCAATCCTCTAGCCTCCTACATCACCAGAACCTTCAATCCGGGGAGAGAGCCTTTAAATGCTGTGTGTGCAGGAAAGGGTTCTCTAAGCCCTCCCAACTGGAAGCACACCAGAGGGTTCACACTGGAGAGAAACTGTTcaactgctccctgtgtgggaaggggttttcTCGATCCTCCGACCTGCTAAAACACCAGAgaattcacaccggggagagaccGTTCATCTGTTCCCTGTGTGGGAAGAACTTCGCACACTCCTCCGACATGCTACAACACCAGAGAATTCACACGGGGGAGAGACCGTTCATCTGTCccctgtgtgggaagggattCTCTAACTCCTCCAACCTGCTACAACATGAgagagttcacactggggagaaaccgttcacctgtcCTCTGTGCGGGAAACGGTTCTCTCAGTCCTTCAACTTGCAACAACATCAGagaattcacactggggagaaacccttCACCTGTCCCCTGTGCGGGAAAGGGTTCACTCGGTCCACCAGCCTGCGGGCACACCagctggttcacagtggggagaaacccttcacctgccccctgtgcgggaaggggttccCTAGGTCCGCGAATCTGCAGACACACCAGCTGGTTCACACcagggagaaaccgttcacctgctccctgtgtgggaaggggttctctcagtccTCCAACCTATTACAACATCAGagaattcacactggggagaaaccgttcatcTGCTCTCTGTGTGGGAAGCGATTCTATctgtcctccaatctgcaggtgcaCCAGCGGCTTCACACCggagagaaaccattcacctgttcCCTATGTGGGAAAGGGTTCCCTCGGTTCACCAACCTGCAGAGACACCaacgggttcacactggggagaaacccttCACCTGTCccctgtgtgggaagggattCTCTCAGTCCTCCAACCTGCAGGCACACCAAcgtgttcacactggggagaaacccttCATCTGCCccctgtgcgggaaggggttctctcagttCTCCAACCTGCAGGCACATCACAgtgttcacaccggggagaaacctTTCATTTGTTCCATGTGTGGAAAGGGGTTCTCTCGGCCCTACAGCCTGCGGGCACACCAGCGGggtcacactggggagaagccaTACACCTGCtctctgtgtgggaaggggttccctctgttctccagcctGCGGACACACCAGcgagttcacactggggagaaaccgttcacctgttCCCTCTGTGGGAAGGGGTTCCTTTGGCAGTCTGGCTTGCAggcacaccagcaagttcactccGGGGAGAAAACATTCAGCTGCTCCCAATGTGGAATCAAGTTCACTCGTTCCAGCAGCCTGCGGaggcaccagagagttcacaccggggagagaccGTTGTCTCCCAACAAGTGCGGAAAGGAATTCACCGATTCCCCCTCTCTGCAGGGCCACTGTTAA
- the LOC138761538 gene encoding zinc finger protein 235-like produces MADVEGQVTSDTADKILQSEACGEEEFPLDLLKTHCCAHPGQRPFPCSECGEGLISSDVLLQHQCVPTTGSLFPCSDCGKIFQSFKEQEEHGCVPSGESLFTCCVCGKGFTQSSSLLHHQNIHSGESVFKCCLCGKEFSKPSKLEAYQQVHTGEKPFDFSLCGNEFSRSSDLLKHQRIHTGERPFICPQCGKGFSNSSNLLQHERVHTGEKPFTCPLCGKRFCLSSNLQVHLRLHTEEKPFTCSLCGKGFSQSSHLRTHQRVHTGEKPFTCPLCGKGFSQSSNLQAHHSVHTREKPFICSMCGKAFSRPYSLRAHQRAHNGEKPFTCSLCGKGFPLFSSLQAHQRVHTGEKPYTCSLCGKGFPWQSGLQAHQQVHTGEKTFSCSWCGIRFTRSSSLRRHQRVHIRERPLSPSKCEKGFIDSPSLQAHC; encoded by the coding sequence ATGGCTGACGTGGAAGGTCAGGTGACCAGTGATACAGCAGATAAAATACTCCAGAGTGAGGCGTGTGGTGAAGAGGAATTTCCTTTGGACTTGCTGAAAACACATTGCTGCGCTCACCCTGGGCAGAGACCGTTCCCCTGTTCCGAGTGTGGGGAGGGATTAATCAGCTCTGACGTCCTGCTGCAACATCAGTGTGTCCCCACTACGGGGAGCTTATTCCCCTGCTCTGACTGTGGGAAGATCTTTCAATCCTTCAAGGAGCAGGAGGAGCACGGATGTGTTCCCTCTGGGGAGAGTCTGTTCACCTGCTgcgtgtgtgggaaggggttcacccAGTCATCCAGCCTCCTGCATCACCAGAACATACACTCTGGGGAGAGCGTCTTTAAATGCTGCTTGTGTGGGAAGGAGTTCTCTAAGCCCTCCAAATTGGAAGCATACCAGCAGGTTCACACTGGAGAGAAACCATTCGACTTCTCCCTCTGTGGGAATGAGTTCTCTCGATCATCCGACCTGCTAAAACACCAGAGAATTCACACCGGAGAGAGACCATTCATCTGCCCACAGTGTGGGAAGGGATTCTCTAACTCCTCCAACCTGCTTCAACACGAgagagttcacactggggagaaaccattcacctgccccCTGTGTGGGAAGCGATTCTGTctatcctccaatctgcaggtgcaCCTGCGGCTTCACACtgaggagaaaccattcacctgctccctgtgtgggaaggggttctctcagtccTCCCACCTGAGgacacaccagcgggttcacactggggagaaacccttcacctgccccctgtgcgggaaggggttctctcagtccTCCAACCTGCAGGCACACCACAGTGTTCACACCAGGGAGAAACCTTTCATTTGTTCCATGTGTGGAAAGGCGTTCTCTCGGCCCTACAGCCTGCGGGCACACCAGCGggctcacaatggggagaagccattcacctgctctctgtgcgggaaggggttccctctgttctccagcttgcaggcacaccagcgggttcacactggggagaaaccatacACCTGCTCCCTCTGTGGGAAGGGGTTCCCTTGGCAGTCTGGCCTGCAggcacaccagcaagttcacactggggagaaaacATTCAGCTGCTCCTGGTGTGGAATCAGGTTCACTCGTTCTAGCAGCCTGCGGaggcaccagagagttcacaTCAGAGAGAGACCATTGTCTCCCAGCAAGTGCGAAAAGGGATTCATCGATTCCCCCTCTCTGCAGGCTCATTGTTGA